The Shewanella zhangzhouensis genome has a window encoding:
- a CDS encoding DUF3305 domain-containing protein — MQHTQSVWPMYVSLKKVEKQVGRWTSTTWELDSVIPASQAGEGEGQLVLLELYLDERASYRLNLDMDNPMLYIVCDELADGTWVPASISADQNVAAGCLEGDTPVLNMAMPEAVACWIEAFITRHGEVEISAHRRKHVNRRKELAEANARRS, encoded by the coding sequence ATGCAACACACCCAAAGCGTTTGGCCCATGTATGTGTCGCTCAAAAAAGTGGAAAAACAGGTGGGACGATGGACTTCCACCACCTGGGAGCTGGATTCAGTTATTCCTGCCAGTCAGGCAGGCGAAGGAGAAGGGCAGTTGGTACTGCTCGAGCTGTATTTGGACGAACGCGCGAGTTATCGCCTGAATCTGGATATGGATAATCCCATGCTTTACATCGTGTGTGATGAGCTGGCAGATGGCACCTGGGTGCCGGCCAGCATCAGTGCCGATCAAAACGTGGCTGCCGGGTGTCTGGAAGGTGATACCCCGGTGCTGAACATGGCCATGCCCGAAGCCGTGGCTTGCTGGATTGAAGCCTTTATCACCCGCCACGGTGAAGTGGAGATCAGCGCCCACCGCCGCAAACACGTTAACCGCCGCAAGGAACTGGCCGAAGCAAACGCCAGGAGGTCCTGA
- a CDS encoding formate dehydrogenase accessory sulfurtransferase FdhD yields MTAAKPHTRFIKTSAEAPLTIAVTAVDETGAVLDKQIACERPLTLYLNWRPIVTLMTLGARPEALALGYMKNQGFIKDLAQLESVIVDWAVSSAAIITREQTEDLDKKLSEKTVTTGCGQGTVYGDLMAGLDDITLPVPSLKQSTLYGLLRNINDYNDTYKNAGAVHGCGLCEGEQIRSFVEDVGRHNAVDTLAGEMWLKGEVGSDKIFYTTGRLTSEMVIKVAKMGIPVLLSRSGVTQMGLELAQQLGITLIARAKGRHFLVYHGAETIDFDATPGKTGQG; encoded by the coding sequence ATGACGGCTGCAAAACCCCACACCCGCTTTATCAAAACCAGTGCTGAGGCCCCCTTAACCATTGCCGTGACTGCAGTGGACGAGACAGGCGCCGTGCTCGACAAGCAGATTGCCTGCGAGCGCCCCCTGACCCTGTATCTTAACTGGCGTCCCATAGTCACCCTGATGACCCTGGGCGCCCGCCCCGAAGCGCTGGCACTGGGATACATGAAAAATCAGGGATTTATTAAAGACCTGGCACAATTGGAGTCTGTGATTGTGGATTGGGCGGTCAGCTCGGCAGCCATCATCACCCGTGAGCAAACCGAAGACCTTGATAAAAAGTTATCGGAAAAAACCGTGACCACCGGCTGCGGTCAGGGCACGGTTTATGGCGATCTGATGGCTGGTCTCGACGACATCACACTGCCGGTGCCCAGCCTCAAACAAAGCACCCTTTACGGGCTGCTGCGTAACATCAACGACTACAACGACACTTATAAAAACGCCGGTGCGGTGCACGGCTGCGGCCTGTGTGAAGGTGAGCAGATACGCTCCTTTGTGGAGGACGTGGGTCGTCACAACGCGGTAGACACGCTGGCCGGTGAGATGTGGCTCAAGGGCGAAGTCGGCAGCGACAAGATTTTCTATACCACAGGTCGCCTGACCTCAGAGATGGTGATCAAGGTGGCCAAAATGGGCATTCCCGTGCTGCTGTCACGCAGTGGCGTGACCCAAATGGGGCTGGAACTCGCCCAACAACTCGGAATAACCCTTATCGCCAGAGCGAAAGGTCGGCACTTTTTGGTGTATCACGGCGCCGAGACCATAGATTTTGATGCAACCCCAGGGAAGACAGGACAAGGATAA
- a CDS encoding helix-turn-helix transcriptional regulator, protein MTDEVQLVYMSAKQVAEYLDLNEKKVYAMANDRILPATKVTGKWLFPKVLIDRWVMDSCHSGMLTDRLIITGSDDPLLSMLVARLMGKVGSRELVSYSATGSRLGLELLAKGYADVCTLHWGSFDERNIRHTGLLKGYQNHQQWILVHGYKRAQGLIVRPEMHHRVQDQTELFTQPLRWVRRQNGAGSQQHLEHWLMTRGIAATELDVRFTALSERELAGYIAREDADIGFGCQAVARESGLAFVPLLTESFDFVMSQGIYFRRQLQQLLGMLTAPDTRQVAAMLGGYDLSGAGQLLWSQGQ, encoded by the coding sequence ATGACCGACGAAGTGCAGCTGGTGTACATGAGCGCCAAACAGGTGGCTGAGTATTTGGACCTCAATGAAAAAAAGGTCTATGCCATGGCCAATGACCGCATCTTGCCCGCCACCAAGGTAACGGGCAAATGGTTGTTTCCAAAGGTGCTTATTGACAGATGGGTAATGGACTCGTGCCACAGTGGCATGCTCACCGATCGCCTGATTATCACCGGCAGTGACGATCCTCTGTTGTCGATGCTGGTTGCAAGACTCATGGGCAAGGTAGGCAGTCGCGAACTGGTGAGTTACAGCGCCACAGGTTCACGTTTGGGGCTGGAGCTGCTCGCCAAGGGTTACGCCGACGTCTGCACCCTGCACTGGGGCAGCTTTGATGAGCGCAACATCCGCCATACCGGGCTGCTCAAAGGCTATCAAAACCACCAGCAATGGATACTGGTTCACGGCTACAAGCGTGCACAGGGGCTGATAGTGCGGCCGGAAATGCATCACAGGGTGCAGGATCAGACAGAACTCTTTACCCAGCCCCTGCGTTGGGTAAGACGTCAGAATGGTGCCGGCAGCCAGCAGCATCTGGAACATTGGTTGATGACAAGGGGCATAGCCGCCACCGAACTGGATGTGCGTTTTACGGCATTGAGTGAGCGGGAGCTGGCGGGCTACATCGCCCGGGAAGACGCCGATATTGGCTTTGGCTGCCAGGCGGTAGCCAGAGAGAGCGGCCTGGCCTTCGTGCCACTGCTGACCGAGTCCTTTGACTTTGTGATGTCGCAGGGCATCTATTTCCGCCGCCAGTTACAACAACTGCTGGGCATGCTTACCGCACCCGACACCCGCCAGGTCGCTGCCATGCTGGGTGGCTACGACTTAAGTGGCGCCGGGCAACTGCTCTGGTCTCAGGGACAATAA
- a CDS encoding flagellar basal body-associated protein FliL, giving the protein MSLGMPSWAEEEKKLEEYAYYGFEPEIVTNYISNRKKLGFVRISVELMVKNPDDLIQIERHDPLLRAAIIEILGNQPEEKIKSLTGREEIRRECYAAVNRLIEGETGKALIVNLLFTRYLYD; this is encoded by the coding sequence ATGTCTCTTGGAATGCCCTCCTGGGCAGAAGAGGAAAAAAAACTGGAAGAATATGCCTATTACGGCTTTGAGCCGGAAATAGTCACCAACTATATTTCCAACCGCAAAAAACTGGGCTTTGTGCGCATCAGCGTGGAGCTGATGGTGAAAAATCCCGATGACCTCATTCAAATTGAGCGCCACGACCCACTGCTCAGGGCGGCCATTATCGAAATTCTCGGTAACCAGCCAGAAGAGAAAATAAAGTCACTCACAGGCCGTGAAGAAATTCGCCGTGAATGCTACGCCGCCGTTAACCGACTCATTGAAGGTGAAACGGGCAAGGCTCTGATAGTCAACCTGCTTTTTACCCGCTACCTGTACGATTAA
- a CDS encoding immune inhibitor A domain-containing protein, with protein sequence MVKRFNTPKLCALGILLALAGGQALAAPAMGSPADSGVINKERVLYWLIKRGEIAEDASDEAKAAAVAAFVARAKSSTPAMEQIKAQEQSLASKARYAQKLRSQYLQVDDADVTKTVKVLGVLVDFPDLPYNDNRLTAGDTDMYYTSYPAIHYSQLLFSASGFTGPSNQTLISGFQYFQQASGNTFFFTGTVRDWVRADNNAAYYGGNDPSNEDNDKAVPELVLEAVTKAVVGMSASELASYDVEDPYDINGNGNLNEPDGIIDHIMLFHSSIGEEAGGGVLGADAIWSHRFFLKSDPSAYGKAIPGTNLRAYGYTVQPIDAAAGVCTHEFGHDLGLPDEYDYDPDGEGSPVGSWSLMSGGSWTGVVAGSEPVGFSPYARSFLQREYKGKWVKEQEISLDSLNSAGTDFNLVEGVNANGVNQLSLKVPSEPLPFKAPYAGDYQYYSNQGHKLNNAMSFNVTLPVVDSLTLKMRAHWDIEFDFDYMQVQVDGTPIPGNHTKATSYYEAGRNVITGSSANIAGNEGPNHWVELTYDLSAYKGMSKQISIVYKTDEFEGGYGIAIDNLSIVSSSETLYSDDAETSDKMMLAGFVRTTDTRPGNDRRYLIQLRSQNGIDKGLASHGYSPGVVLWFENFDYSDNNTTEHPGYGLIGVVDADQNLIGTRGTDVQIRDAAFSTRQQTAYAGDTNLSPVSLFDDSLDYSAPLKPQAGMILPELGLTMEVIQLAANNSTATVRLKKHDGSVPEPTDLKVSIGVTFSGATANFTSTVTGGDGNYSYFWDFGNGASSTQANPSYTYGNTGTYELSLTVTDGKGVGVIVTQQLSVTVPLTASFTQSVSQLTVSFTNNSSGGDGNLSYAWSFGDGQSSTAASPSHTYAAAGSYTVTLTVTDGKGVSATRSASVTVSAPAVTPSDGGSGGGGSLGWLATLALVVAGMVRRRQA encoded by the coding sequence CTGGCCGGTGGTCAGGCGCTGGCGGCGCCCGCCATGGGCTCACCGGCAGACAGTGGCGTTATCAATAAAGAGCGCGTGCTTTACTGGCTTATCAAGCGTGGTGAAATTGCCGAAGATGCCAGTGACGAAGCCAAAGCCGCTGCCGTGGCCGCCTTCGTGGCCCGGGCCAAATCGTCCACACCCGCGATGGAGCAAATCAAAGCTCAGGAGCAAAGCCTTGCCAGTAAGGCTCGCTATGCTCAAAAGCTGCGCAGCCAATACCTGCAGGTGGATGATGCCGATGTCACCAAAACCGTTAAGGTACTTGGTGTGTTGGTGGATTTTCCGGATCTGCCCTACAACGATAACCGTCTGACAGCCGGTGATACCGACATGTATTACACCAGCTATCCGGCGATTCATTATTCCCAGCTGCTGTTTTCTGCTTCGGGTTTTACCGGACCGTCCAATCAGACGTTGATTTCCGGGTTTCAATATTTCCAGCAGGCCTCCGGCAACACATTTTTCTTTACCGGTACCGTGCGAGACTGGGTGCGGGCAGACAACAACGCCGCTTACTATGGCGGTAACGACCCCAGCAACGAAGACAACGACAAGGCCGTGCCTGAGTTGGTACTGGAGGCTGTAACCAAGGCCGTTGTAGGGATGAGCGCCTCTGAGCTCGCCAGCTATGACGTGGAAGACCCATACGATATCAACGGTAACGGCAACCTCAACGAGCCAGACGGCATTATCGACCACATCATGCTGTTCCATTCCAGCATCGGTGAAGAGGCCGGTGGTGGCGTACTTGGCGCCGATGCCATTTGGTCTCACCGTTTCTTCCTCAAGAGCGATCCCTCTGCATACGGCAAGGCTATTCCTGGCACCAACCTGAGAGCCTATGGCTACACAGTGCAGCCAATAGATGCCGCTGCAGGGGTGTGCACTCACGAGTTTGGCCATGATCTTGGTCTTCCCGATGAATACGACTACGACCCGGACGGGGAGGGTTCACCTGTGGGCAGCTGGTCACTGATGTCAGGCGGCAGCTGGACAGGTGTGGTGGCCGGGTCTGAGCCGGTGGGCTTCAGTCCTTATGCGCGCTCGTTCCTGCAGCGCGAATACAAGGGGAAATGGGTTAAGGAACAGGAAATCAGCCTTGATAGCCTCAACTCTGCCGGTACCGATTTCAATCTGGTGGAAGGGGTCAATGCCAACGGGGTTAACCAGCTGTCACTTAAGGTGCCCAGCGAGCCACTGCCGTTCAAAGCGCCCTATGCCGGCGACTATCAGTACTACTCCAATCAGGGGCATAAGCTGAACAATGCCATGTCCTTCAACGTAACTCTGCCGGTGGTGGATTCCCTCACGTTGAAAATGCGCGCCCACTGGGATATCGAGTTCGACTTCGACTATATGCAGGTGCAGGTGGATGGTACGCCCATTCCGGGCAACCACACCAAGGCCACCAGTTATTACGAGGCAGGACGCAATGTTATTACCGGTAGCTCCGCCAATATTGCCGGAAACGAAGGCCCGAACCACTGGGTTGAACTGACTTACGATCTCAGCGCTTACAAGGGCATGAGCAAGCAGATCAGCATAGTGTACAAAACCGATGAGTTTGAAGGGGGATACGGTATTGCCATCGACAATCTGTCTATCGTGTCCAGCAGCGAAACCCTGTACAGCGACGATGCCGAAACCAGCGACAAGATGATGTTGGCAGGCTTTGTTCGCACCACGGATACCCGTCCGGGCAATGACCGCCGCTACCTGATCCAACTGCGCAGCCAAAACGGTATCGACAAGGGGCTGGCAAGCCACGGGTACAGTCCGGGTGTCGTGTTATGGTTTGAAAATTTCGATTACAGCGACAACAACACCACAGAGCACCCCGGCTATGGGCTGATTGGGGTGGTGGATGCGGATCAGAACTTGATTGGTACCCGTGGCACAGATGTGCAAATTCGCGATGCGGCCTTCAGTACCCGTCAGCAAACTGCCTATGCCGGTGATACCAACCTAAGTCCGGTGAGTTTGTTCGATGATTCACTGGATTACAGTGCGCCGCTCAAGCCCCAGGCGGGGATGATTTTGCCTGAGCTCGGCCTGACCATGGAAGTTATCCAACTGGCCGCCAATAACAGCACAGCGACTGTACGACTGAAGAAACACGACGGCAGCGTGCCTGAGCCAACTGATCTCAAGGTCAGCATCGGCGTAACCTTCTCCGGTGCGACTGCGAACTTTACCAGCACTGTCACAGGTGGCGACGGTAACTACAGCTACTTCTGGGACTTTGGCAATGGTGCCAGCTCTACCCAGGCCAACCCAAGTTACACCTATGGCAATACAGGAACCTATGAGCTGAGCCTGACGGTGACCGATGGCAAAGGTGTTGGGGTGATTGTGACTCAGCAATTGTCGGTAACTGTACCCCTCACTGCGAGTTTCACTCAGAGCGTGAGCCAGTTGACCGTCAGTTTTACCAACAACAGCAGTGGTGGTGATGGAAACCTCAGCTACGCCTGGAGCTTCGGTGATGGCCAAAGCAGCACCGCTGCCTCCCCAAGCCACACCTATGCCGCCGCGGGCAGCTACACGGTGACCCTAACTGTGACCGATGGCAAGGGGGTTTCTGCTACCCGCAGCGCCAGCGTAACCGTTAGCGCACCGGCGGTGACGCCATCAGACGGTGGTTCTGGTGGTGGTGGCAGCCTGGGCTGGTTAGCCACGCTGGCACTGGTTGTTGCCGGTATGGTAAGACGCAGACAAGCCTGA
- a CDS encoding 4Fe-4S binding protein has product MTETTRRARHADIRSQVLAQTRILGNLIPPTVSYSTEGHVLILGAEDLARLAADKLSAMASLVILATDDISSQDEAHLERVMNAAPDVESYYNKLVSIKGFLGQFQATVEQNGTQAQLSTVAIRRPHFDIVLDLSIEPAIQLELLPPGYFHVGQDEAKLAEALAQIPELVGQFDKPRYVKVNADLCAHNRNGLNGCNRCLNFCPADAIQSVEKKIEIDPYLCHGAGSCTNACPTGAISYDLPNPQALHSFLNKLVSRFRDEALEAPVILFHDQHQGAGLINDTLPGEVLPVALEEITVASMDHWLAALAWGAREVLVLNTQATAPTLTAMLKGEIALACRILAEMGQPARVRLIDEAELAALTPALDISLDWPVTVPAAFGGGSKRDTLYAAIDHLNSQAADINSIMPMGNIPFGKVTVATDNCTLCMSCVAICPTAALKDGGDEPKLLFTEQNCVQCGLCEAACPEKVISLVPQVNFDAPSRQAARVLKEEKPFECVRCGAPFATQSMVHRMLDMVGMHSAFSANIERLKMCGDCRVKDMFEDILQDPEKQLR; this is encoded by the coding sequence ATGACAGAGACAACACGCAGGGCCAGACACGCGGATATTCGCAGTCAGGTATTGGCCCAAACCCGGATCCTCGGGAACCTGATTCCACCCACGGTGAGTTACTCCACCGAGGGACATGTCCTTATTCTTGGCGCAGAGGACTTGGCCCGTCTTGCCGCAGACAAGCTGTCTGCCATGGCGAGCCTGGTGATTCTGGCCACCGACGATATTTCCAGTCAGGACGAAGCACACCTCGAGCGGGTGATGAATGCTGCCCCCGATGTCGAGAGCTATTACAACAAGCTGGTGTCCATCAAGGGCTTTCTGGGGCAGTTTCAGGCCACGGTCGAGCAAAATGGCACCCAGGCACAGCTGTCCACCGTGGCGATTCGCCGCCCCCATTTCGACATAGTGCTCGACCTGTCCATTGAGCCCGCTATTCAGCTGGAACTGCTGCCACCGGGCTATTTTCATGTTGGCCAGGACGAAGCCAAACTGGCTGAGGCGTTGGCGCAAATCCCCGAACTGGTCGGCCAATTCGACAAACCCCGTTATGTGAAGGTGAATGCCGACCTGTGCGCCCACAATCGCAATGGGCTTAATGGTTGTAACCGCTGTCTCAATTTTTGCCCCGCTGATGCCATTCAAAGCGTGGAAAAGAAAATCGAAATCGACCCTTACCTGTGTCACGGTGCCGGCAGCTGTACCAATGCCTGTCCAACGGGGGCCATCAGCTACGATTTGCCCAACCCCCAGGCCCTGCACAGTTTCCTCAACAAACTGGTTTCACGTTTTCGAGACGAGGCCCTCGAAGCCCCGGTGATCCTGTTCCACGATCAGCATCAGGGCGCGGGACTCATCAATGACACCTTGCCCGGTGAGGTACTGCCGGTAGCACTGGAAGAAATTACCGTGGCCTCCATGGACCATTGGCTGGCTGCTCTGGCATGGGGTGCCCGCGAAGTGCTGGTGCTGAATACCCAGGCCACAGCGCCCACCTTGACTGCCATGCTCAAGGGCGAAATCGCACTGGCCTGCCGTATCTTGGCCGAAATGGGTCAGCCAGCGCGGGTGCGTTTGATTGACGAGGCTGAGCTGGCCGCGCTGACGCCGGCTCTGGATATCAGTCTGGATTGGCCTGTGACCGTGCCAGCCGCCTTTGGCGGTGGCAGTAAGCGCGACACCCTGTATGCCGCGATTGATCACCTCAACAGCCAGGCTGCCGACATCAACAGCATCATGCCCATGGGCAACATCCCCTTCGGCAAGGTCACAGTCGCCACAGATAACTGCACCCTGTGTATGTCCTGTGTGGCTATTTGTCCCACTGCTGCCCTCAAGGACGGTGGTGATGAGCCCAAGCTGCTGTTTACTGAACAAAACTGTGTGCAGTGTGGCCTCTGTGAAGCCGCCTGCCCAGAGAAGGTCATCAGCCTGGTGCCCCAGGTGAATTTTGATGCCCCAAGCCGCCAGGCGGCGCGGGTACTCAAGGAAGAAAAACCCTTTGAGTGTGTGCGCTGCGGCGCGCCCTTTGCGACCCAATCCATGGTGCACCGGATGCTGGATATGGTCGGCATGCACTCGGCATTTTCCGCCAACATCGAACGACTCAAGATGTGTGGCGATTGCCGCGTGAAAGACATGTTTGAAGACATCCTTCAAGATCCGGAAAAGCAACTGAGATAA
- the rlmF gene encoding 23S rRNA (adenine(1618)-N(6))-methyltransferase RlmF, with amino-acid sequence MTTKTTQSKGLPKGLHPANAHRDGYDFPALVASHPPLKPFVRPNAYGNLSIDFARPEAVKALNCALLKHHYGISHWDIPKGFLCPPIPGRVDYLHHLEDLLRQTPGADGLPLLDIGTGANGIYALLAASRFGRAVVATDIARASLTHVATILKANPELEKLISLRFQSNARHILTGVTQTNERFAACVCNPPFHASAAEAASGTNRKLEGLARSRGQRHVSGQGKPQTLNFGGQDAELWCDGGERSFLLRLIDESARLPGLCLWFTTLVSKSENLRPCKRRLEQRGASEIKVIEMQQGQKITRILAWRFESVA; translated from the coding sequence ATGACCACAAAAACGACCCAATCAAAAGGGCTGCCTAAGGGGCTGCATCCTGCCAATGCCCATCGCGATGGCTATGACTTTCCCGCGCTGGTGGCGAGTCATCCTCCGCTGAAACCCTTTGTGCGCCCCAATGCCTATGGCAATTTGTCCATCGACTTTGCCCGACCTGAGGCGGTGAAGGCGCTCAACTGTGCCTTATTGAAACATCACTATGGCATCAGCCACTGGGATATTCCCAAGGGCTTCTTGTGCCCTCCAATCCCGGGCCGGGTAGATTACCTGCATCATCTTGAAGACCTGCTCAGGCAAACGCCGGGCGCCGATGGATTGCCACTGCTGGATATAGGCACGGGGGCCAATGGTATTTATGCGCTGCTGGCGGCAAGCCGTTTCGGCCGTGCCGTGGTGGCAACGGACATCGCCAGGGCCTCGCTCACCCATGTGGCGACCATACTCAAAGCCAATCCCGAGCTTGAGAAACTCATTAGTCTGCGTTTTCAAAGTAATGCCAGGCATATTCTGACCGGCGTAACCCAGACCAACGAGCGTTTTGCCGCTTGCGTCTGTAACCCGCCGTTTCATGCCAGTGCCGCCGAAGCGGCCTCGGGTACTAACCGTAAACTCGAAGGGTTGGCCAGGAGCCGTGGTCAGCGCCACGTCAGTGGGCAAGGCAAGCCGCAGACACTCAATTTTGGTGGGCAGGATGCCGAGCTATGGTGCGATGGGGGTGAGCGCAGCTTTCTGCTGCGTCTGATAGACGAAAGCGCCCGCCTGCCGGGCCTGTGTCTGTGGTTTACGACACTGGTGTCCAAAAGCGAAAATCTGCGTCCCTGCAAGCGGCGTTTGGAGCAGCGCGGCGCCAGTGAAATCAAGGTGATAGAAATGCAGCAGGGGCAAAAAATCACCCGGATACTGGCCTGGCGCTTTGAGTCTGTTGCCTGA
- a CDS encoding DUF3306 domain-containing protein, with translation MSDTSRGFLGRWQARREAVAAEEAVELANTQELTNAESTAPEAVSTADTALTDESKVADTQADLSTEAEADAELPAEPLPDPDSIEVGGSFARFMSTDVDPLTRTAALRALWKQPQYNHIDGLIEYALDYSNQPKLSADASMELAKKVFRHVMEATTEEEEPQVAATSAPGEEVLADTADNLPEEPEQLSQNDLEEVTEAEHPVAQGQFNRV, from the coding sequence ATGAGCGATACTTCCCGCGGTTTTCTGGGACGCTGGCAAGCCCGGCGTGAAGCGGTAGCTGCCGAAGAAGCCGTTGAGCTTGCGAACACTCAAGAGCTTACCAACGCTGAGAGCACAGCTCCTGAGGCTGTGTCGACGGCTGACACTGCGCTCACCGATGAGTCAAAAGTGGCGGATACCCAAGCGGACTTAAGTACTGAGGCTGAAGCCGATGCCGAGCTCCCCGCTGAGCCCTTGCCGGATCCTGATTCCATCGAGGTGGGCGGCAGTTTTGCCCGCTTTATGTCGACCGATGTGGATCCTCTTACCCGCACGGCTGCCCTGCGCGCTTTGTGGAAGCAACCCCAGTACAACCATATCGATGGCCTGATTGAGTATGCACTCGACTATTCCAACCAGCCCAAGCTGAGCGCCGATGCCTCTATGGAGCTGGCGAAAAAGGTGTTCAGGCATGTGATGGAAGCCACCACCGAAGAGGAAGAACCTCAGGTCGCCGCAACGTCGGCCCCCGGGGAAGAGGTGCTGGCCGATACGGCGGACAATTTGCCTGAGGAGCCAGAGCAGTTGTCCCAAAATGACCTGGAGGAAGTTACAGAGGCGGAGCACCCTGTCGCTCAGGGTCAGTTTAACCGAGTTTAA
- a CDS encoding chorismate--pyruvate lyase family protein: protein MSVTSLSFPYGESICWYSPDELDRLPDSALADWLLASGSLTARLRAHCSQFEVRVLGEAMLPGLPGEPLLPHTWVREVLLILDGTPWVFARTIVPEALLTRCGDELTALGDRPLGELLFSSDLFTPGRIEIAGFHSCGTLARLAESLGQNVHGRLWGRRRYFEREGDELIVSEIFLPAAMDYILGPQ from the coding sequence ATGAGTGTGACCAGTCTCAGTTTTCCTTACGGTGAATCCATTTGTTGGTATTCGCCGGATGAGCTGGACAGGTTGCCCGACAGTGCCCTTGCCGATTGGCTACTTGCCAGTGGCAGCCTGACGGCCAGATTAAGAGCCCATTGCAGCCAGTTTGAAGTCCGGGTCCTGGGTGAAGCCATGCTGCCAGGCCTGCCCGGTGAACCCCTATTACCCCATACCTGGGTGCGGGAAGTGTTGCTTATCCTCGACGGTACTCCCTGGGTGTTCGCACGAACAATTGTGCCAGAAGCCCTGCTGACCCGCTGCGGAGATGAGTTAACCGCACTGGGAGACAGGCCCCTTGGCGAACTCCTGTTTTCCAGCGACCTCTTCACACCGGGCCGAATCGAAATCGCCGGTTTTCATTCCTGCGGCACCCTGGCTCGCCTCGCCGAGAGCCTGGGACAAAATGTCCATGGTCGTCTTTGGGGCCGTCGTCGCTACTTCGAGCGGGAGGGGGACGAGCTGATTGTCAGCGAAATATTTCTCCCGGCTGCCATGGATTATATCCTCGGACCTCAATAA